One window of Brevibacillus choshinensis genomic DNA carries:
- a CDS encoding DUF3900 domain-containing protein → MNFNIDWLSFFLIEQPEEEDGNKKVKMTRYLSHDEYQKSELRDFLEGEFGRIAKRKVELNPKTEGTPTKLGQFILEPGHPLDSNPNYALLQRLLVAETAGECKDPCQELIQSYLRTSQVRGGVLIVVRTRLELLDERYVFILKCDFEQKTAVITDEKSLISNVQMAINAKNMKSLMYPYMIESGMNDPYHVKIHQFSHARYFEEFLRFIEYPQTVTQIVSEEVISLARQHIEYTYPEETEERIREEEAIELIAASPKRELAEKWEHETVMEAMQIITDRQPEVELKFKLDHMQVRTLLADYGTSLHIAKVNGRYLVLLEGEQLQFERGVSPVEFVKPKALADLVREIESRSYAVPEVATARSTEEEERPPWE, encoded by the coding sequence ATGAATTTTAATATCGATTGGCTATCCTTCTTCTTGATTGAACAGCCAGAGGAAGAGGATGGCAACAAGAAAGTAAAGATGACGCGCTATTTAAGCCATGATGAATATCAAAAGAGCGAGCTGCGAGATTTTCTGGAGGGAGAATTTGGCCGTATCGCCAAACGAAAAGTAGAACTGAATCCGAAAACAGAGGGGACACCGACCAAGCTGGGGCAGTTTATTTTGGAACCGGGTCACCCATTGGACTCCAATCCAAACTACGCGTTGCTCCAACGTCTGCTGGTCGCAGAGACGGCAGGAGAATGCAAGGATCCGTGTCAGGAGCTGATCCAATCTTACCTGCGTACCTCTCAAGTGCGTGGTGGCGTACTGATCGTTGTGAGAACGCGGCTAGAGCTGCTAGATGAGCGATACGTATTTATTTTAAAGTGCGACTTTGAACAAAAAACAGCCGTTATCACGGATGAAAAAAGCCTGATCTCAAATGTTCAGATGGCTATTAATGCAAAGAACATGAAGTCATTGATGTACCCTTATATGATCGAATCTGGGATGAATGATCCCTACCATGTAAAGATCCATCAATTTTCCCATGCGAGGTACTTTGAAGAGTTCTTGCGGTTTATTGAATATCCACAGACCGTCACCCAGATCGTCTCTGAAGAAGTCATCTCGCTGGCCAGACAGCATATCGAATACACCTACCCCGAAGAAACAGAGGAACGGATCAGGGAAGAAGAAGCCATCGAGCTGATCGCTGCCAGTCCCAAGCGTGAATTGGCGGAGAAGTGGGAACACGAGACCGTGATGGAAGCGATGCAGATCATTACAGATCGTCAGCCGGAAGTTGAGCTGAAGTTCAAGCTCGATCACATGCAGGTTCGCACTCTGTTAGCCGATTACGGGACGAGTCTGCATATTGCCAAGGTAAATGGACGATATTTGGTTCTATTGGAAGGTGAGCAGCTACAATTTGAACGTGGGGTGTCTCCTGTCGAATTCGTGAAACCAAAAGCGCTCGCAGATTTGGTGCGGGAGATTGAGTCACGTAGTTACGCTGTACCTGAAGTGGCGACTGCGAGGTCAACGGAGGAAGAAGAACGTCCACCTTGGGAATAA
- a CDS encoding DUF1444 family protein, translating to MSEHPQESSQLPAEKSLSGQEQNVYPVLRHVSMVKKYPDRWVIRPHTADTAVLYALDMGEGYVLIERTMLSQAGWSDDQLHQYAIANLQELPYLVKTQEVAGNRIHFISPSDGYAASRVLLESVLQTFDQQKQGTQLGVAIPHQDVLIVADLVGDAGANLLARLTYDFATKGQVPISILPFFWEEGELTPFLVVSNGGSSEIQRKDKPRQS from the coding sequence ATGAGTGAACACCCACAAGAGTCATCACAGCTTCCTGCCGAGAAGAGTTTGTCCGGTCAGGAACAGAACGTCTATCCCGTATTGCGGCATGTGTCCATGGTCAAAAAGTACCCAGATCGCTGGGTGATAAGACCACATACGGCGGACACGGCCGTACTGTACGCGTTGGACATGGGAGAAGGATATGTCTTAATCGAGCGTACAATGCTGAGTCAAGCTGGGTGGAGTGACGATCAGCTCCACCAGTACGCGATTGCCAATTTGCAAGAGCTGCCCTATTTGGTCAAGACGCAGGAAGTAGCGGGCAATCGCATTCATTTTATTAGCCCTTCGGATGGTTATGCGGCCAGTCGAGTTCTCTTAGAGTCAGTGCTGCAAACCTTTGATCAACAGAAACAAGGTACGCAGCTCGGTGTGGCCATTCCACATCAGGATGTTCTCATCGTTGCCGATCTTGTAGGCGATGCGGGAGCAAATCTATTGGCACGCTTGACCTACGACTTTGCTACCAAAGGGCAAGTACCTATTTCGATCCTTCCATTTTTCTGGGAGGAAGGCGAGTTGACACCGTTTCTCGTTGTTTCGAATGGGGGCAGTTCTGAGATTCAGCGTAAGGATAAGCCTCGTCAAAGCTAA
- a CDS encoding MOSC domain-containing protein — MSHSTGEVVAVSVSGTHTFSKVNVDVIQLLTGLGVEGDAHLGETVKHRSRVAQDPTQPNLCQVHLIHSELFEELQASGFQVSPGQIGENITTRGISLLSLPKGAILRIGGSAVVVLTGLRNPCPQLNRFQPGLMDSLLDHDEHGNLIRKAGVMGIVLSGGTVRPGDQIQVELPMEPHRPLERV, encoded by the coding sequence ATGTCTCATTCTACAGGAGAAGTAGTAGCCGTTAGCGTAAGTGGCACACACACGTTCAGTAAGGTGAATGTAGACGTCATTCAACTACTGACTGGGTTAGGAGTCGAAGGAGACGCACACTTAGGAGAGACCGTAAAGCATCGTTCGCGTGTAGCGCAGGATCCCACCCAACCTAATCTGTGCCAGGTGCACCTCATTCATTCTGAATTGTTTGAGGAATTACAAGCTTCAGGCTTTCAGGTATCTCCCGGTCAAATTGGTGAAAATATAACAACGAGAGGCATTTCGTTGCTCTCCCTACCGAAAGGAGCCATCCTGCGCATTGGAGGCTCGGCTGTAGTAGTGTTAACGGGACTGCGTAATCCCTGCCCACAGTTGAACCGATTCCAGCCTGGTTTGATGGACTCTCTGCTCGATCACGACGAGCACGGCAATCTCATACGAAAAGCAGGAGTGATGGGCATCGTCCTCTCTGGTGGTACAGTACGACCGGGCGATCAGATCCAGGTCGAGCTTCCAATGGAGCCACATCGTCCTCTCGAGCGAGTCTAA
- a CDS encoding DUF2515 family protein — translation MTKQLAGIDKQELVSSIRQETAIANRNNVTRTQAYLKFYRQHEEIHWALLAHLVSRNGGWSMTDLKGEWLPLLMDEQAIQPFFWFLERSNWLIFHDAYPQLLLYAEMKRTGTDLTPLLAPLGVSVFMQSFWSDFLQTNDSHRLTHALIVNEQQYIEQRVIHKPIALHRVFATFAYFTQSVLSISQVLFPYKAHPTDRRLSLIGMVVQHFPEVDQRIATGKTLYQLLYADPLRFEQIRLFAYRIPHSGSRADYWPQLFTPRFPELSHEREYHLRVDGTEVRAGQKKLYSPPLSVAWEDIPHTAADGVDWFREHKWVDVVDLPADLPAITSEDYVRALQWMEYGVKLVTTIT, via the coding sequence ATGACAAAACAACTAGCCGGAATCGACAAGCAGGAGCTCGTTTCAAGCATTCGTCAAGAAACAGCAATCGCCAACCGCAATAATGTGACACGGACTCAGGCCTATCTAAAATTTTATCGCCAGCACGAGGAGATTCACTGGGCACTTCTCGCCCATTTGGTCTCCCGCAATGGTGGTTGGAGTATGACCGATTTAAAAGGGGAATGGCTTCCGCTGCTCATGGACGAGCAAGCGATCCAGCCATTTTTTTGGTTTTTAGAGAGAAGCAACTGGCTCATTTTCCACGATGCCTACCCTCAACTGCTGTTGTACGCTGAAATGAAGCGCACAGGGACCGATCTCACCCCTCTTTTGGCTCCACTTGGCGTGTCTGTTTTCATGCAATCGTTTTGGAGTGACTTTCTCCAGACCAACGATTCCCATCGACTGACCCATGCCTTGATCGTCAACGAACAGCAATACATCGAGCAACGCGTCATACATAAGCCCATTGCACTGCACCGTGTCTTTGCGACTTTTGCCTACTTTACACAATCGGTACTGTCCATAAGTCAGGTCCTCTTTCCGTATAAGGCACACCCGACAGACCGCCGACTCAGTCTCATTGGCATGGTTGTTCAGCACTTTCCTGAAGTTGATCAGCGCATTGCTACGGGAAAAACACTGTATCAGCTCCTGTATGCTGACCCGCTCCGATTTGAACAAATACGCCTATTCGCGTATCGGATTCCTCATTCAGGATCCCGAGCAGACTACTGGCCGCAGCTCTTTACGCCACGATTCCCCGAGCTGTCTCACGAGCGTGAGTATCATTTACGAGTGGATGGCACAGAAGTCAGAGCGGGACAGAAGAAGTTGTATAGCCCTCCACTGAGCGTCGCGTGGGAAGATATACCGCATACAGCTGCGGATGGCGTGGACTGGTTTCGAGAACATAAATGGGTAGATGTAGTTGATCTGCCTGCAGATTTGCCAGCGATTACTAGCGAGGATTATGTTCGTGCTTTGCAATGGATGGAGTATGGGGTTAAACTTGTCACGACGATCACATAG
- a CDS encoding iron-sulfur cluster biosynthesis family protein, which translates to MQVTLTQEATERIKSVEQPGKIIRINGELVGGCGMNVEYALWWDDASPDDQVIEVDSLTLVIDPQTIEHIDSDKLTIDFRQQQGFRLVTPAQILAYGIHLKDRWG; encoded by the coding sequence ATGCAAGTAACACTGACTCAGGAAGCGACGGAGCGGATCAAGTCCGTTGAACAGCCAGGAAAAATCATTCGCATCAATGGCGAGCTCGTTGGTGGATGTGGAATGAATGTAGAGTACGCTTTGTGGTGGGATGATGCCAGCCCAGACGATCAAGTCATCGAAGTCGACTCTTTGACCCTCGTGATTGATCCGCAGACAATCGAACATATTGACTCTGATAAATTAACGATTGATTTTCGCCAGCAGCAAGGCTTTCGACTCGTGACACCAGCCCAAATCTTGGCCTATGGTATTCACCTCAAGGACCGCTGGGGGTAA
- a CDS encoding DUF441 domain-containing protein: protein MDWINVTLLVLLALGVIGNNATVSIAVGILLLLRLLQLERLFPFLEQYGLHVGIIVLTIGILSPLASGKIKPDSIYQLFTNWQSILAVLIGIFVAYLAGKGTSLMSQNPIVVTGLLLGTIIGVTFFRGVAVGPLIAAGILAFILQFVPK from the coding sequence ATGGATTGGATCAATGTTACCTTATTGGTATTATTGGCACTCGGCGTGATCGGTAATAATGCTACCGTTTCAATTGCAGTGGGAATTCTTCTGTTGTTAAGGCTGCTCCAGCTAGAACGGCTCTTTCCCTTTTTGGAGCAGTATGGACTCCATGTCGGGATTATCGTTTTGACCATCGGCATCCTCAGCCCGCTTGCCAGTGGAAAAATAAAACCCGATTCCATCTACCAGCTTTTTACCAACTGGCAATCTATTCTCGCGGTGCTCATCGGTATCTTCGTCGCTTATTTAGCCGGGAAAGGCACTTCACTCATGTCGCAAAACCCGATTGTTGTCACTGGGTTGTTGCTCGGAACGATCATCGGCGTGACCTTTTTCCGTGGTGTAGCGGTAGGGCCGCTCATTGCAGCAGGTATTCTCGCCTTCATTCTACAGTTCGTTCCAAAGTAA
- a CDS encoding YfhH family protein, translating to MRLYSQMTLAELQEEMERLRTQAEEKKKAGDDSQFGIIQQKYFMAKSYYLGTDEFRIGGKYSVPEHDQPFTIDYFNGVFAWGRFPHSDEQTGFPIGMLEDWYG from the coding sequence GTGCGATTGTACAGTCAAATGACGCTAGCAGAGTTACAGGAAGAGATGGAACGTCTCCGTACGCAAGCAGAGGAAAAAAAGAAAGCAGGAGACGATTCACAATTTGGCATCATCCAACAAAAATACTTTATGGCTAAATCGTATTACCTCGGAACGGACGAGTTCCGCATCGGTGGTAAATACAGTGTGCCTGAACATGATCAACCTTTTACGATCGACTATTTTAACGGCGTTTTTGCCTGGGGGCGTTTTCCCCATTCAGATGAACAGACTGGTTTTCCTATCGGCATGCTGGAAGACTGGTACGGTTAA
- a CDS encoding SDR family NAD(P)-dependent oxidoreductase produces the protein MTRFDLTGRTAIVTGAGRGIGKALALGLAEAGAQVAVVARTEADLLEIVQEIEEKGGKAHLITADLTEAGAAESVVAQTIEALGGLHILVNNAGMNLRKKANEVTEEDWDRVVDLNLKASFFMCQAAGKIMCEQNYGRIVNIASVAGLVAMRTGVAYGSSKAGLIQMTRVLALEWSKFGVNINAIAPWYFRTPLTEALLNDEAYLQEILQRTPSGRIGDVEDLVGPAIFLSSDAAAYITGQTIPVDGGMSIFGF, from the coding sequence ATGACACGTTTTGATTTGACTGGAAGGACCGCTATCGTAACAGGAGCGGGTAGAGGCATCGGAAAAGCTTTGGCTTTGGGTCTTGCAGAAGCGGGGGCACAGGTCGCTGTCGTAGCTCGTACAGAGGCTGATCTGCTTGAGATCGTCCAAGAGATCGAGGAGAAAGGTGGCAAAGCACACCTGATCACTGCCGATCTGACAGAAGCGGGTGCTGCCGAGAGTGTTGTGGCACAGACGATCGAGGCATTGGGAGGTCTCCACATTCTAGTGAACAACGCCGGAATGAATCTACGGAAAAAGGCAAATGAGGTGACGGAGGAGGACTGGGACCGCGTCGTGGACCTCAATTTGAAAGCATCGTTTTTCATGTGTCAGGCTGCAGGAAAGATCATGTGCGAACAAAACTACGGTCGTATCGTCAACATTGCTTCGGTAGCAGGCTTGGTGGCCATGCGAACAGGGGTGGCATACGGTTCTAGCAAGGCAGGTTTGATACAGATGACACGTGTGCTGGCACTCGAATGGAGCAAATTCGGGGTCAACATCAATGCAATCGCGCCGTGGTATTTCCGCACGCCTCTGACAGAAGCGTTGTTGAATGATGAAGCCTATCTGCAGGAAATTTTGCAGCGAACTCCGAGTGGCCGAATTGGAGATGTGGAGGATTTGGTTGGACCAGCCATTTTCTTATCATCGGATGCAGCAGCGTACATAACGGGCCAAACAATCCCGGTTGATGGTGGAATGTCTATATTTGGGTTTTAA
- a CDS encoding cell wall hydrolase — translation MMTREARMRFFFWTNSFGLMLLCLFVTPTSASAPHPKEATPAPAEKSYAAPISVAKVETTKAKPNIPDSTVKRQSVSASRDQRPRVIRNGKVKVSERDMELLARLVYAEGRGEPYEGQVAIAAVVLNRVASSQFPKTVRDVIFAPNAFSPVQDGNLSHKSNESTRRAVQDAVNGMDPTNGSLYFFNPNTATSDWIFSRPQTVVIGNHTFAK, via the coding sequence TTGATGACACGCGAAGCGCGAATGCGCTTTTTCTTCTGGACAAATAGTTTTGGCTTGATGCTTTTATGCCTCTTTGTCACCCCGACAAGCGCATCAGCACCTCATCCGAAGGAAGCAACACCTGCTCCCGCAGAAAAATCTTATGCCGCCCCTATAAGTGTTGCGAAAGTGGAAACAACAAAAGCGAAACCGAATATTCCAGACTCAACTGTGAAGCGCCAAAGTGTCTCGGCCAGCCGAGACCAACGGCCACGAGTGATACGTAATGGTAAAGTCAAAGTATCTGAGCGGGATATGGAACTGCTCGCCCGGCTAGTTTATGCGGAAGGCCGTGGTGAACCGTATGAGGGACAAGTGGCAATTGCTGCTGTCGTTTTGAATCGGGTAGCGTCATCTCAATTTCCTAAGACAGTTCGGGACGTCATTTTTGCTCCCAATGCATTTTCGCCGGTACAAGACGGCAATCTTTCTCACAAGTCCAATGAAAGCACTCGCCGAGCTGTGCAGGACGCTGTAAATGGAATGGATCCAACAAATGGTTCCCTCTACTTCTTTAATCCAAATACAGCTACATCCGATTGGATTTTTTCCAGACCACAAACGGTCGTCATCGGCAATCATACGTTTGCAAAATAA
- a CDS encoding MFS transporter — MKEVFRDHNFCKLFFSNLFSGFGQGMTMIGISWCLVESTGSASLLGSTMLISSILTLLIGPYTGTFIDRYSRKTILQIEQLGGFTVLALLAAWGFWGDYQEWMLILIYLSATFMFQLHEPTQAAFVQETFDQKHYKAINSLLEIENQTALVLAGAFAGYLLGPFGLHVVLLFNALTYFIAFLLLTKLDYVFTLKKQVEASPRISWMEQFYQSWVYIRERRGFLIFGVAALIPFIAVMLVNLLNPIFVSQSLGEDVKIYSLGEVTYSIGAVVAGFLFTWISQKVGSFFHMVFNYLLMAVVLVLTVALPQGWIFVLLSTFIGWCNVSTRLTRQTLYMDLLPNRFMGRVMSFFRSVGTLIRLLMLALFTFMLDSTGATVGFLIVASLLTIATLGIVVSMPVLMRQVGSLAATAEDKQVSTNQTS, encoded by the coding sequence GTGAAAGAGGTTTTTCGGGATCACAATTTTTGCAAACTGTTTTTTTCGAATTTGTTTTCTGGATTTGGTCAAGGCATGACGATGATCGGTATTTCGTGGTGTTTAGTGGAATCGACTGGTTCCGCCAGCTTGCTCGGATCCACGATGCTGATCTCCTCGATTCTGACGCTGCTCATCGGACCCTATACTGGTACATTCATCGACCGCTATTCCCGCAAGACCATATTACAGATAGAACAGCTGGGAGGCTTTACTGTTCTAGCCTTATTAGCCGCTTGGGGCTTTTGGGGTGACTACCAGGAGTGGATGCTCATACTCATTTATTTGTCGGCAACATTTATGTTTCAGCTTCACGAACCAACACAGGCTGCCTTCGTGCAAGAAACATTTGACCAAAAGCATTACAAAGCGATCAATTCTTTGCTGGAAATTGAGAATCAAACTGCGCTGGTTTTAGCGGGAGCATTTGCTGGATACCTTTTGGGGCCATTCGGACTTCATGTAGTTCTCCTATTCAACGCACTGACGTATTTTATCGCCTTTCTCTTGTTAACAAAATTGGACTATGTTTTTACTCTCAAAAAGCAAGTGGAAGCATCCCCTCGAATTTCTTGGATGGAACAATTTTATCAAAGCTGGGTCTACATCCGGGAAAGACGTGGTTTTTTGATTTTCGGGGTTGCTGCTCTCATCCCATTTATCGCGGTTATGCTAGTAAATCTGCTAAATCCGATCTTTGTTAGTCAATCTTTGGGAGAAGATGTAAAGATATATTCACTTGGTGAAGTTACCTATTCAATCGGTGCTGTCGTAGCTGGTTTTTTATTTACATGGATCAGCCAAAAAGTTGGTTCATTTTTTCACATGGTGTTTAATTACTTACTAATGGCGGTTGTTCTCGTACTGACGGTCGCTCTTCCGCAAGGCTGGATTTTTGTGTTGCTATCTACTTTTATCGGTTGGTGCAACGTCTCCACTCGGCTTACCCGACAGACCCTTTACATGGATTTGCTGCCAAACCGCTTTATGGGGAGAGTCATGAGCTTTTTTCGATCAGTCGGGACGCTGATCCGATTATTGATGCTCGCTCTGTTCACTTTCATGCTTGACTCGACGGGGGCAACTGTAGGATTCCTCATCGTAGCTAGTCTTTTGACAATAGCGACGCTAGGGATCGTCGTTTCGATGCCAGTTCTGATGAGGCAGGTAGGTTCATTGGCAGCTACGGCAGAAGATAAACAAGTAAGTACTAACCAAACTTCTTAA
- a CDS encoding peptidylprolyl isomerase: MKRLIPTIFACLTAIALVTGCSSANNQTAPPTQPTAPAENPGSKEPAQPPGPTGAKKYEKAPAMQIDKAKTYQAKISTSMGDITVDLFAKDAPVAVNNFVFLAKDKFYDGITFHRIIKDFMIQTGDPLGSGIGGPGYTFEDELNNGHTYEAGVVAMANAGPNTNGSQFFIGTGKDVEGLKNSPNYTIFGKVSGGMDVVQKIAGTKVKNNPQTGEQSTPEQTIKINSVTITEK, from the coding sequence ATGAAAAGACTAATCCCTACTATTTTCGCTTGTCTGACAGCGATCGCATTGGTCACAGGATGTTCCAGCGCTAACAATCAGACTGCCCCACCTACACAACCAACAGCTCCTGCTGAAAATCCTGGGTCCAAAGAGCCTGCTCAACCGCCTGGTCCTACTGGTGCGAAAAAATATGAGAAAGCTCCAGCTATGCAGATTGACAAAGCGAAAACATACCAAGCGAAAATTTCGACCTCGATGGGCGACATCACCGTAGACCTGTTTGCCAAGGATGCGCCAGTCGCAGTAAATAACTTTGTTTTCCTCGCCAAGGACAAGTTCTATGATGGCATCACGTTCCACCGGATTATCAAAGATTTTATGATTCAAACCGGTGACCCACTCGGTTCCGGGATCGGCGGCCCAGGTTACACATTTGAGGATGAGCTAAACAATGGCCACACTTACGAGGCTGGTGTCGTAGCGATGGCAAATGCAGGTCCTAACACAAATGGTAGCCAATTCTTCATCGGTACGGGCAAAGATGTTGAGGGCTTGAAAAACTCCCCGAATTACACGATTTTCGGTAAAGTGTCGGGCGGGATGGACGTCGTTCAAAAAATCGCAGGAACAAAAGTCAAAAATAATCCGCAAACCGGAGAGCAAAGTACTCCTGAACAAACCATCAAGATCAATTCCGTTACGATCACTGAAAAATAA
- a CDS encoding trans-sulfuration enzyme family protein, whose protein sequence is MGKRFETKTVHIGHQPLRQVQSKSTPIYQTSVFAFEGLEDVEQYYAGEGEYLYTRNGNPNQAELSDAIAALEGATAGISASSGMGAIMAGLLAVLNPGDHVLASHEIYGGTYALLNKELSRFQIELECINLNELQALSNHIRPTTKLFFMETITNPLLTVADMPFWIKQAKEHGLAVMIDNTFATPYLLQPISLGADLVVHSATKYIGGHSDVTSGVLVGKAEWIARAREIVVNYGASLSPFESWLTSRGLKTLALRMDRQCDNASEVARYLQQNPAVGTVYYPTEESTSFFARQKQGAMVSFTLAEESKIYDFYRALEWIKFAPSLAGVETSVSHPVTTSHRAFTEEQRQATGITMGLVRLSVGIESAADIIDELERALGK, encoded by the coding sequence ATGGGAAAAAGATTTGAAACCAAGACGGTCCATATTGGACATCAACCATTACGTCAGGTGCAGAGCAAGTCAACCCCGATCTACCAAACGTCCGTCTTTGCATTCGAAGGGTTAGAAGACGTCGAGCAGTATTATGCAGGCGAAGGGGAGTACCTCTACACGAGAAACGGAAATCCCAATCAGGCAGAGCTGTCTGATGCGATTGCAGCACTCGAAGGGGCAACTGCTGGTATCAGTGCTTCGTCTGGGATGGGAGCAATTATGGCGGGTCTGCTCGCGGTGCTCAACCCGGGTGATCACGTCCTGGCGTCTCACGAAATCTACGGTGGTACATACGCTTTACTAAACAAGGAGCTTTCCCGCTTCCAGATCGAGCTGGAATGTATTAACTTGAATGAACTACAAGCCCTTTCTAACCATATACGTCCTACTACGAAACTCTTTTTTATGGAAACAATCACGAATCCTTTGCTGACGGTTGCGGATATGCCATTTTGGATCAAGCAAGCAAAAGAGCATGGGCTGGCAGTGATGATAGACAATACGTTTGCTACCCCATATTTGTTACAACCTATTTCACTTGGAGCCGATCTGGTCGTCCATAGCGCTACTAAATACATCGGCGGCCACAGTGACGTGACGTCGGGTGTGCTAGTCGGAAAAGCGGAATGGATCGCTAGGGCACGCGAGATCGTAGTCAACTATGGTGCGTCTCTCAGTCCGTTTGAATCATGGTTGACATCGCGAGGCTTGAAAACATTGGCATTGCGCATGGACCGCCAATGTGACAATGCGAGCGAGGTTGCCCGCTATCTTCAGCAGAATCCTGCAGTGGGGACCGTGTATTATCCTACCGAGGAGTCTACCTCGTTTTTTGCTCGTCAGAAGCAGGGGGCGATGGTTTCCTTTACCCTAGCGGAAGAAAGTAAGATTTACGACTTTTACCGCGCGCTGGAGTGGATCAAATTTGCCCCATCTTTGGCAGGTGTAGAAACGAGCGTCTCTCACCCTGTCACCACCTCGCATCGTGCATTTACGGAAGAGCAGCGACAAGCTACAGGGATTACCATGGGCCTGGTACGTTTGTCAGTCGGTATCGAATCGGCAGCAGACATCATCGACGAACTGGAACGCGCACTGGGAAAATAA
- a CDS encoding RNA polymerase sigma factor, producing MGMAIERSAQPSAQSNGDYYESRPFTELYDEYFDRVNRYLRCRVQNTWDADDLTTVVFLKALEKFEQYSRRSPFASWIFRIAHNAYVDFMRKNREVPVDQEDLLGAEPDDTWQPERQALTKEEIRLLRDRLDLLSQDQKDVLMLRYFADLKISQVAEVLGKTESSIKMISYRGLQKLQKMYEKGGSE from the coding sequence ATGGGAATGGCAATCGAGCGTTCCGCGCAACCATCGGCCCAATCGAATGGGGACTATTATGAATCTCGTCCATTTACAGAACTGTATGACGAGTATTTTGATCGCGTCAATCGTTACTTGCGATGCCGTGTACAAAATACATGGGATGCAGACGATTTGACCACTGTGGTATTTTTAAAGGCGCTGGAAAAATTTGAACAATACAGTAGAAGAAGTCCGTTCGCTTCCTGGATCTTTCGTATCGCGCATAATGCTTACGTGGACTTCATGCGAAAAAACAGGGAGGTACCGGTAGATCAGGAAGATTTGCTGGGTGCAGAGCCGGACGATACATGGCAGCCGGAGAGGCAGGCGTTGACGAAGGAAGAAATTCGCCTGCTTCGTGACCGGCTTGATTTGTTGTCCCAGGACCAGAAAGACGTCCTGATGCTCCGCTATTTTGCCGATCTCAAAATCAGTCAGGTGGCCGAAGTATTGGGCAAAACGGAGTCGAGTATAAAAATGATTTCTTACCGAGGTTTACAAAAACTTCAGAAGATGTATGAGAAGGGGGGATCCGAATGA
- a CDS encoding TolB family protein, which yields MNEQDQHPRKREEEQTVASLLSHLQQMRRAVPVNYQLKADLKKQLLQRMKELDQQNRESMAVPASGKRKKWLRILAATILLGITIGTYSWWEKDMLAIEKHNVLSLPKQTTEEQIDIDPSGTQVAYIAPHAVIRTLSLDQKKHPVTIALPPTKGEYRALSWANHSQQVTVIEQLEGQSRIWIVDMPDPNNMSSSRLLKEEDQVKYHSPTWSPNDETIAYTRVKNGVEEIWMSSTVSFQEWKMAEGSQPEWSPDGRFLAFVKAGSIQVMEIRTGRISVLGEGEWPSWNGDVTLTYTTPSGNLVEAQVDEEPVVARELGLLSFSGDQVVRGNWAAEGKQLLLVHHDEQPDALVISLASR from the coding sequence ATGAACGAACAGGATCAACACCCCCGCAAGCGCGAAGAGGAACAGACAGTAGCTTCGCTGTTAAGTCATTTGCAGCAAATGCGTCGAGCCGTTCCCGTGAATTATCAGCTCAAAGCTGATTTGAAAAAGCAGTTACTCCAGCGAATGAAAGAGCTCGATCAGCAAAACAGGGAGAGCATGGCTGTCCCAGCATCAGGGAAACGCAAAAAATGGTTGCGCATCCTAGCTGCCACGATCCTGCTTGGGATTACCATCGGGACGTATTCGTGGTGGGAAAAGGACATGCTGGCCATCGAAAAACATAACGTTCTGTCTTTGCCGAAACAGACGACAGAAGAGCAGATCGACATTGATCCATCAGGTACTCAGGTTGCTTACATCGCTCCACACGCTGTGATCCGCACGCTCTCGTTGGATCAGAAAAAGCACCCTGTGACGATTGCGCTACCGCCTACCAAAGGCGAATATCGCGCCTTGTCATGGGCGAATCACAGTCAACAAGTAACCGTAATCGAGCAGCTAGAGGGGCAATCGCGAATCTGGATCGTGGATATGCCCGATCCAAACAACATGAGTAGCAGTCGTTTGCTGAAGGAAGAAGATCAAGTCAAGTACCACTCTCCGACTTGGTCGCCCAATGATGAAACAATCGCCTACACCCGTGTGAAAAATGGAGTGGAAGAAATCTGGATGAGCAGTACGGTCTCTTTTCAGGAATGGAAAATGGCTGAAGGATCCCAGCCGGAATGGTCCCCTGATGGTCGTTTTCTTGCTTTTGTCAAAGCAGGAAGTATTCAAGTCATGGAGATTCGGACAGGCAGGATATCGGTCCTGGGAGAAGGCGAGTGGCCATCCTGGAACGGCGATGTGACCCTCACCTATACGACACCGTCGGGAAATCTGGTGGAAGCTCAAGTGGATGAAGAGCCTGTCGTTGCGAGAGAACTGGGGCTACTTAGCTTTTCAGGTGATCAAGTAGTGAGAGGGAATTGGGCGGCTGAAGGCAAGCAATTGCTTCTCGTCCATCATGACGAACAACCGGATGCACTTGTCATTTCTTTGGCGTCACGATAA